In Proteiniborus ethanoligenes, one genomic interval encodes:
- a CDS encoding CPBP family intramembrane glutamic endopeptidase — MVYTSITFIVTWLLWLMVFIPSTSRIFLLISSARIIRIGTLIPSITGLICAYLFGGISDIKGLINSLSNIKIDLKWVLYTLFLFPSIAFLSYIAFRLTGGDLPTSHFPVWFIPVAFLYILVLMGPLGEELGWRGFALKRMLLICSPLKAGLITGILWSMWHIPLFFIQGTIQNELAENGLIIAILCYFLYTTCISLLMTILYINTNCSLLACILFHTICNLTLGIVPLILTKSGAIILLLFIFLITTAIIYKYIPSWRKLN, encoded by the coding sequence ATGGTTTATACAAGTATCACATTTATAGTTACATGGCTTTTATGGTTAATGGTGTTTATTCCATCTACCTCAAGAATTTTCCTATTAATCTCATCAGCCCGGATCATAAGGATCGGCACCCTTATTCCTTCTATTACAGGTCTGATTTGTGCTTATTTATTTGGCGGGATAAGTGACATAAAAGGGCTAATAAATTCTCTTTCAAATATAAAAATAGATTTAAAATGGGTGCTTTATACACTATTTCTATTTCCTTCTATTGCGTTCTTATCCTATATAGCCTTTAGACTGACGGGTGGCGATTTGCCAACATCTCATTTTCCAGTGTGGTTTATTCCGGTTGCATTCTTATATATTCTTGTTTTAATGGGACCTCTAGGTGAGGAACTTGGATGGAGGGGTTTTGCCCTAAAGAGAATGCTGTTAATATGCAGTCCATTAAAAGCAGGGTTGATCACAGGAATCCTATGGTCGATGTGGCATATACCTCTTTTTTTTATACAAGGAACAATCCAGAATGAGTTGGCTGAAAACGGCCTAATCATTGCAATTTTATGCTATTTTCTTTATACCACCTGTATATCATTGCTAATGACAATACTTTATATCAATACAAACTGCAGTTTATTAGCATGTATCTTATTTCATACAATATGTAATTTAACGTTAGGAATTGTCCCTTTAATATTAACAAAATCAGGAGCTATCATTCTTCTTTTATTTATATTTTTAATAACGACAGCAATAATATACAAATATATCCCTTCTTGGAGAAAACTCAATTAA
- a CDS encoding CPBP family intramembrane glutamic endopeptidase has protein sequence MKFIFMVILLIFHWFAMKKIGEITSKKFNIKYFKKSVFLAPISIIFSLILIRTIGLSSQEAGFILGDVKEGFRSVCFIGLPLAIISGGLIFTIPKENLKEVKYGEKQVKWEFIYAWIFVGVVEEIIFRGFVQGTLDSMIDGHLFTFTSATIISSMVFVLIHIGNVLYKQETWKAFLSMIPTRLIAALVLGYSFQVSRSIIYSVIIHNLIDGLNMSALYFRKKAIRGKYEA, from the coding sequence GTGAAGTTTATATTTATGGTTATTTTATTAATTTTTCATTGGTTTGCAATGAAAAAAATAGGGGAGATAACTTCAAAGAAATTTAACATAAAGTATTTTAAAAAGAGTGTTTTTCTTGCACCAATTAGCATAATATTTTCTTTAATATTGATAAGAACTATCGGCCTATCTTCTCAAGAGGCAGGTTTCATTTTAGGGGATGTCAAAGAAGGATTTAGATCAGTATGTTTTATAGGTTTACCTTTAGCTATAATAAGTGGCGGATTGATATTTACTATACCAAAAGAAAATCTTAAGGAAGTTAAATATGGAGAAAAACAGGTCAAATGGGAATTCATTTATGCATGGATATTTGTAGGAGTCGTAGAAGAAATTATATTCAGGGGATTTGTACAGGGAACATTGGATTCTATGATAGATGGGCATTTATTTACATTTACCTCTGCTACAATTATATCAAGTATGGTCTTCGTCCTTATTCATATAGGCAATGTTCTATATAAACAAGAGACATGGAAAGCTTTTTTGAGCATGATACCAACTAGGTTAATTGCGGCATTAGTGTTGGGATACAGTTTTCAGGTTTCAAGAAGCATAATCTATTCGGTCATAATACACAATTTAATTGATGGTTTAAATATGAGTGCCTTATACTTTAGGAAAAAAGCCATAAGGGGTAAATACGAAGCTTAA
- a CDS encoding GNAT family N-acetyltransferase translates to MEYEIIHLPKEKWKGTIIPIKYTTDKYYDVIVNKTDKGFAIEIEKKEFIEPVTHTPEEYDFPDKLYADHWENSYAWGVLVNDELVAAIETEQELWSNRLRITELWVAEKYQNQGIGHSLIEVAKEQARRERRRAIILETQSCNVNAIDFYQHEGFSLIGMDTCCYKNNDLQRKEVRLEFGWFPEEKKRLNHKEIEIRMETKDDWYNVELMTQHAFWNKHHLGCAEHYLVHKLRQHKDYLPELSRIAVKDGEVIGCIMYSKAQIVDDADIHEIITFGPLCVDPKWQGCGVGELLLRETMNLAANKGYKGIVIFGEPDYYPRIGFKTCNNFNITTANGKNFDAFMGIELTEGSMKGIKGKFYESEVFRNLPKEEVEKYNKNFPQLQKLRFPGQWD, encoded by the coding sequence ATGGAATATGAAATTATACATTTACCAAAAGAGAAATGGAAGGGAACTATAATTCCAATAAAGTATACGACAGATAAATATTACGATGTTATAGTAAATAAAACAGATAAAGGATTTGCTATTGAGATCGAAAAGAAAGAATTTATAGAGCCAGTAACCCATACACCAGAAGAATATGATTTCCCAGATAAATTATATGCAGATCACTGGGAGAATTCCTATGCTTGGGGAGTTTTAGTTAATGATGAATTAGTTGCTGCAATAGAAACTGAACAAGAATTATGGTCTAATCGTCTAAGAATTACAGAGCTTTGGGTAGCAGAGAAATATCAAAATCAAGGAATAGGTCATTCGTTAATTGAAGTGGCAAAGGAGCAAGCAAGAAGAGAGCGTCGTCGTGCTATTATATTAGAAACACAATCCTGTAATGTCAATGCAATAGATTTTTATCAGCACGAAGGCTTTAGCTTGATTGGTATGGATACTTGTTGCTACAAGAACAATGACTTACAAAGAAAAGAAGTAAGATTAGAATTTGGATGGTTTCCAGAAGAAAAGAAAAGATTAAATCATAAAGAAATAGAAATTAGAATGGAAACAAAGGATGACTGGTACAATGTAGAGTTAATGACACAGCATGCATTTTGGAATAAACATCATCTTGGCTGTGCCGAACATTACCTTGTGCATAAATTACGTCAACATAAAGACTATCTTCCAGAGTTAAGCAGAATAGCAGTAAAGGATGGAGAGGTAATAGGATGCATAATGTATTCAAAGGCACAAATTGTTGATGATGCAGATATACATGAAATTATAACCTTTGGACCTCTTTGTGTAGATCCTAAATGGCAAGGATGCGGAGTTGGTGAGTTATTATTAAGAGAAACAATGAACCTAGCTGCAAATAAAGGATATAAAGGGATTGTAATTTTTGGAGAACCAGACTATTATCCTCGAATAGGATTTAAAACATGTAATAATTTTAATATTACAACTGCTAATGGTAAAAACTTTGATGCATTTATGGGAATTGAATTAACAGAAGGCAGTATGAAAGGTATAAAAGGAAAGTTCTACGAATCGGAAGTTTTCAGAAATCTTCCAAAGGAAGAAGTGGAAAAATATAATAAAAATTTCCCACAACTTCAAAAATTAAGATTCCCAGGACAGTGGGATTAA
- a CDS encoding GNAT family N-acetyltransferase: MNIVTEDLLKNVLNIYDTNEEYFKISMNGKPSIETIIEDKNDIPPGSNFRDKNYKLISINGQDIGIIDYIMNYPDEDAVYIGLLIIHGDFHRQGYGRAFIEEFTAGMREKGYHRLRLGVLKQNKNGLEFWTRMGFKVVKEINSTIHPERNWEIKVMEKTI, translated from the coding sequence TTGAATATAGTTACTGAGGATTTACTTAAAAATGTTTTAAATATTTATGATACAAATGAAGAGTATTTTAAAATTTCAATGAATGGAAAGCCTTCAATAGAAACTATTATTGAAGATAAAAATGATATACCACCAGGTTCAAATTTTCGAGACAAGAACTACAAACTAATATCTATAAATGGTCAAGACATTGGAATTATAGATTATATAATGAACTATCCAGATGAAGATGCAGTATACATAGGATTATTAATAATTCATGGAGATTTTCATAGACAAGGATATGGAAGAGCATTTATTGAAGAGTTTACAGCAGGTATGAGAGAAAAGGGGTATCACAGATTAAGACTGGGTGTACTAAAGCAAAATAAAAATGGATTAGAGTTTTGGACAAGAATGGGATTTAAAGTAGTAAAAGAAATAAATAGTACAATTCATCCTGAAAGGAACTGGGAAATTAAAGTTATGGAAAAAACAATTTAA
- a CDS encoding RNA polymerase sigma factor, translating to MVEELSLAQLVSKAQGGEASAFEKVYSLTNNKIYYLALKMVKNPDDALDIVQDSYIAAFSKINTLQNPEAFLSWMYRITANNCNKFFINNKKTIFFNNEDDNPLDNISEENYEFLPQDAIDNAESRRLIMNIVDNLPDAQRTCIILYYFSEMSVSEIAEIMECSEGTIKSRLNYGRKYIKQAVLDLEEKEGTRLYTFLPFGAIAALFQDIPEDTFSSTQYTGRMWDEISSRISKPGTTTVSTVAGSTASGAAKAGILATIKAKVIAGIIGVTVAVSGATMIVNSSPALSFEDPAFEAGIRAAINRPTGEIYKKDLEKVWGMEVTEEGFKFVQGHEEHLTWLSEEPSGSIEKTYSLKDAMYLNKLDYFAINNVSIDTFEPLSATGVKNLILSNADADDWDSLGSLSDLNNLHISYSLEPPFNKLPSMSGLKELKSFRMSPNYMDDNIVPMDISSISEAESLVMLELSGVIIKDLSPLSKLKKLKALELNSVTIYDVTPLAGLNQLMAISIGSTQQIEGRETFRSLPALEILQVYDSPGISLSEDEWAKRQMDIEGVVVNYNHFGRNIGEEYRAVMNKIHESIKR from the coding sequence ATGGTAGAGGAGTTATCGCTTGCTCAACTTGTAAGTAAGGCTCAAGGAGGAGAAGCTAGTGCATTTGAGAAGGTTTATTCTTTAACAAACAACAAAATATATTACTTAGCACTTAAAATGGTTAAAAATCCAGATGACGCATTAGACATTGTACAGGATAGCTATATTGCTGCATTTTCTAAGATAAATACTTTGCAAAATCCAGAGGCTTTTCTATCATGGATGTATAGGATAACAGCAAATAACTGCAATAAGTTCTTTATAAATAACAAAAAAACTATTTTTTTTAATAATGAAGACGATAATCCGCTTGATAACATATCAGAAGAAAATTATGAGTTCTTGCCGCAAGATGCTATAGATAATGCAGAATCACGTAGGCTTATTATGAATATTGTGGACAACCTACCAGATGCTCAGAGAACATGTATTATTTTATACTATTTTAGTGAAATGTCAGTCTCAGAAATTGCAGAGATTATGGAATGCAGCGAGGGTACAATAAAAAGCAGATTAAATTACGGACGAAAATATATTAAACAAGCGGTCCTAGATTTGGAAGAAAAGGAGGGTACTAGGTTATATACATTTCTACCATTTGGTGCCATTGCTGCATTATTTCAAGATATTCCAGAGGACACATTTAGTAGTACGCAATACACAGGAAGAATGTGGGATGAAATAAGTTCTAGAATATCCAAGCCTGGTACTACAACAGTAAGCACTGTAGCAGGAAGTACAGCAAGTGGTGCAGCAAAAGCTGGTATTTTGGCTACTATAAAGGCAAAAGTTATTGCAGGAATAATAGGAGTTACAGTGGCAGTGTCTGGAGCGACAATGATTGTTAATTCTTCTCCAGCCTTAAGCTTTGAAGATCCAGCCTTCGAAGCAGGAATTAGAGCAGCAATAAACAGACCAACAGGAGAGATTTATAAGAAGGACTTAGAAAAAGTTTGGGGAATGGAAGTTACTGAGGAAGGATTTAAATTTGTTCAAGGTCATGAAGAACACCTTACTTGGCTTTCAGAAGAGCCATCTGGAAGCATAGAAAAAACCTATTCTCTAAAGGATGCAATGTATTTAAATAAATTGGATTATTTTGCAATAAATAATGTTTCAATAGATACATTTGAACCACTTTCTGCTACAGGAGTTAAGAACTTAATATTATCTAATGCAGATGCAGATGATTGGGACAGCTTGGGAAGTTTATCAGATTTAAATAATTTACATATTTCATACTCCTTAGAACCACCTTTCAACAAACTGCCAAGTATGTCAGGATTAAAAGAGTTAAAAAGCTTTCGAATGTCACCAAATTATATGGATGATAATATTGTACCCATGGATATTTCATCAATTTCTGAGGCAGAGTCCTTAGTAATGTTAGAGCTTAGTGGAGTAATCATAAAGGATTTAAGTCCTTTATCAAAACTTAAGAAATTGAAGGCCTTGGAATTAAATAGTGTTACTATATACGATGTAACTCCACTTGCAGGGCTGAACCAACTAATGGCTATAAGCATAGGCAGTACTCAGCAAATAGAAGGCAGGGAAACCTTTAGAAGTTTACCAGCTCTTGAAATACTACAAGTTTATGATTCTCCAGGAATATCTCTTTCAGAAGATGAATGGGCAAAAAGACAGATGGATATTGAAGGTGTGGTAGTAAATTACAATCATTTTGGAAGAAACATAGGAGAAGAATATAGAGCTGTAATGAATAAAATCCATGAGTCTATAAAACGTTAA
- a CDS encoding EamA family transporter, with protein sequence MTIIGFSLIIFSAVCHATWNYATKKIKSDSTFIWLFSLTSSIIYFPFVLASLFIYDINFQFHFIPFILGSTILHSVYFILLNRGYRVGNLSIIYPLARGTGPLFSTIIAIIFLKESASLVAIIGILLIILGIVSITGNPALIINSNKDSSLVYAFLCGLAIASYTIFDKIAVSKLMLPPILLDWLSNLGRVLLLTPYALGRKDKLKQLILHHKKGVLTVAILSPLSYILVLTAMVSIPVYYVAPIRELSILIGTFLGVKFLSEKLTKIKLVGICLMTIGIITLSLA encoded by the coding sequence ATGACAATCATCGGCTTTTCACTGATTATTTTTTCTGCAGTTTGTCATGCTACATGGAACTATGCTACGAAAAAGATTAAAAGTGATTCAACCTTCATTTGGTTATTTTCACTTACTTCTTCTATTATTTATTTCCCATTCGTTTTAGCATCTTTATTTATTTATGATATCAATTTCCAATTTCATTTTATTCCTTTCATTCTGGGAAGTACAATATTACATTCTGTTTATTTCATATTGCTAAACAGAGGCTATCGTGTTGGAAATCTATCTATAATATATCCTTTAGCTCGTGGGACAGGCCCACTATTTTCAACTATAATAGCAATTATTTTCTTAAAGGAAAGTGCATCTTTAGTTGCAATAATTGGTATCCTTTTAATCATATTAGGAATTGTTTCAATTACGGGAAATCCTGCCTTAATTATTAATTCAAATAAAGATAGCTCTCTAGTTTATGCTTTTTTATGTGGTCTGGCAATTGCCTCTTATACTATTTTTGATAAGATAGCCGTGAGCAAGCTTATGTTACCGCCAATTCTTCTAGATTGGTTATCAAATTTAGGAAGAGTCCTACTTCTTACACCCTATGCACTAGGTAGAAAAGATAAGCTCAAACAATTAATACTTCATCATAAAAAGGGCGTTCTTACCGTAGCAATATTATCCCCTTTATCTTATATTTTAGTGCTTACGGCTATGGTCTCTATTCCTGTTTACTACGTGGCTCCTATAAGGGAGCTTAGCATACTGATTGGTACATTTCTTGGTGTTAAATTTCTTTCAGAAAAATTGACTAAGATAAAGCTAGTTGGTATATGTCTAATGACAATAGGAATTATTACGCTTTCTCTTGCGTAA
- a CDS encoding PadR family transcriptional regulator, with protein MIRFIILGFLTCGQFTGYDIRQMMTYSTSNFMSASFGSIYPALNKLEKEGLISSTKVIENGRFKKVYTINKTGEEEFMTWLEEPIDFMRSYEDILAKVFFYGKLPKEKIKELLEQLINDINKKIEELQNLETMIKNGAGHFEISTLYFGIDHLKFMADWYRKFANDLNSI; from the coding sequence ATGATAAGATTTATAATTTTAGGTTTCCTAACTTGTGGGCAATTTACAGGCTATGATATTAGACAAATGATGACTTATAGCACTTCAAATTTTATGAGTGCCAGCTTTGGTAGCATATATCCTGCATTAAATAAATTAGAAAAAGAAGGGCTAATAAGCTCAACAAAAGTTATCGAAAATGGAAGATTTAAAAAGGTATATACTATTAATAAAACTGGAGAAGAAGAATTTATGACTTGGTTAGAAGAGCCTATAGATTTTATGAGATCTTATGAGGACATTCTTGCTAAGGTATTTTTTTATGGAAAGCTCCCAAAGGAAAAGATTAAAGAACTTTTAGAGCAATTAATCAATGATATCAATAAAAAAATAGAAGAACTCCAAAATCTTGAGACTATGATTAAGAACGGAGCAGGACATTTTGAAATATCAACCCTTTATTTTGGGATAGATCATTTAAAATTCATGGCTGACTGGTATAGAAAATTTGCAAATGATTTAAATAGTATATAA
- a CDS encoding flavodoxin family protein, which yields MKALILNGELKEGNSIGIINKLTEEILVEKGYEVKSVLLREKQVGECIGCFGCWVKTPGICIIDDYGRSLTEAIINMDTVIYLTPVVYGGYSSELKKAVDRIIPLILPFFKKIEGEIHHKERYKNYPKIVVLGVMPEEDSEMEEIFNSLIRRNSLNWYNSFTGGTIKNALEDDIISQLKQRLIALEVGKC from the coding sequence TTGAAGGCATTGATACTTAATGGGGAATTAAAAGAAGGAAATAGTATTGGAATAATAAACAAACTTACAGAAGAAATACTTGTTGAAAAAGGATATGAGGTGAAATCTGTTTTACTTCGTGAAAAACAAGTAGGCGAGTGTATAGGCTGCTTTGGCTGCTGGGTAAAGACACCAGGAATTTGTATAATAGATGACTATGGTCGTTCTCTTACAGAAGCTATTATAAATATGGATACTGTAATATATCTTACTCCTGTTGTCTATGGAGGATATTCATCTGAACTCAAAAAAGCTGTAGATAGAATAATTCCACTGATCTTACCATTCTTTAAAAAAATTGAAGGTGAAATACATCATAAGGAAAGATATAAAAATTACCCAAAGATAGTAGTGCTTGGCGTGATGCCAGAAGAAGATAGTGAAATGGAAGAAATATTTAACAGCCTTATTAGGAGAAATTCTCTAAATTGGTATAATTCATTTACGGGAGGAACAATAAAAAACGCATTAGAAGATGATATTATAAGCCAATTAAAGCAGAGGCTTATTGCTTTGGAGGTGGGAAAATGTTAA
- a CDS encoding NAD(P)H-dependent oxidoreductase yields the protein MLKEKKALLLIGSPKVKNSTSESLGGYLLEGLIKVGYTSERLHIRSILKSNVEELFSGVNAADIIIISSPLYVDSLPSPLIRAFELIANNRNEKKIDKKQSLIAIVNSGFPEYFHNHTALRICENFACRNKFEWLGGFALGEGGAISGNPIKNLGGMTRNIVKALDMAAEAISNNESIPMEAIDLMSRKLIPIGMYTFIANRGWETQAKKFGVNKDLYARPYIKE from the coding sequence ATGTTAAAGGAGAAGAAAGCTTTATTATTAATTGGAAGCCCTAAGGTCAAAAATAGCACCTCAGAATCCTTAGGAGGTTATTTGCTTGAAGGGCTAATTAAAGTTGGATATACAAGTGAAAGGCTTCATATACGTTCTATACTTAAAAGTAACGTAGAAGAACTTTTCAGTGGGGTAAATGCCGCAGATATAATTATAATTTCCTCTCCCTTATACGTAGATAGTTTACCATCACCATTGATAAGAGCATTTGAACTTATAGCTAATAACAGAAATGAAAAGAAAATAGATAAAAAACAAAGTTTAATTGCTATAGTAAACAGTGGATTTCCTGAATATTTTCATAATCACACTGCTCTTAGGATATGTGAAAACTTTGCATGTAGAAACAAATTTGAATGGCTAGGAGGTTTTGCATTAGGAGAAGGAGGAGCTATAAGTGGAAATCCTATTAAAAATCTAGGTGGAATGACTAGAAATATAGTAAAGGCTTTAGATATGGCAGCAGAAGCAATAAGCAATAATGAGAGTATTCCTATGGAGGCTATAGATTTGATGTCAAGAAAATTAATTCCCATAGGTATGTATACCTTTATTGCCAACAGAGGATGGGAAACCCAAGCTAAGAAGTTTGGTGTTAATAAGGATCTATATGCGAGGCCATATATTAAAGAATAA
- a CDS encoding GNAT family N-acetyltransferase, whose translation MNKIIIKEDVMPSTEELLYLYNDVEWHAYTADKINLKKAIDNSLKVVTAWDDEKLVGLIRVVGDGHTIIYIQDILILKSYQEQGIGSKLLKLILKKYKSICQIVLMTEQTEKTVGFYQKNGMAKVDDYNGVAFVKYN comes from the coding sequence ATGAATAAAATAATAATTAAAGAAGATGTTATGCCTAGTACTGAAGAATTGCTATATTTGTATAATGACGTAGAATGGCATGCTTATACAGCTGACAAGATAAATCTGAAAAAAGCTATTGATAACTCGCTGAAGGTAGTAACTGCTTGGGATGATGAAAAGCTAGTTGGGTTAATTCGTGTAGTAGGAGATGGGCATACAATAATTTATATACAAGATATTTTAATTCTAAAAAGCTATCAAGAACAAGGTATTGGCAGCAAACTATTAAAACTAATTCTAAAGAAATATAAATCAATTTGTCAGATCGTTTTAATGACAGAGCAAACTGAAAAAACAGTAGGGTTTTATCAAAAAAATGGAATGGCAAAAGTTGATGATTACAACGGGGTTGCCTTTGTAAAATATAACTAG
- a CDS encoding ABC transporter substrate-binding protein: MNKKLFIILLLVLILTLTACGKSDSGNVVKSDENMGEIVPSITILSSLPEANMVNYEMANEVAEELRKLGVDIKAEPIDFAVLIDRIYGDDEDYDAYTIGWSGRIERLDPDMFIHSINHSSNAKPGGNNTDRYRSDEFDAVADAQRQEMDVMKRRDLVFEAQEILGEDVPRITLYSRANVQAYNKDKYKGVINIPGEGLFNEWTPMFIEPKTNDKVLKVASNINLDSLNPMKAKSVYEWRNLRLIYDKLIRLSPEIEPQPWAATGWDVIDDTTVDVHLRKGMSFHDGKPVTVEDIKFTYESFIENEVEYFMSFLEPIDTIEITGENTVRFNLKNPYAPFITNTLTQIPILPKHIWENIEDPRNYDNSNPIGSGPFVFKNFRPGEELVAETNRDYFQDINIDGYIFQIFGSPEGVLTALELGSTDLLSFDLVPSHIEQLSNNEGGKFSHLEVTSVNDIGFFYLGMNLDRAPFNNKAFRIATAHLVDYDLALDVHLNGYGGRGGAGLVISPVNEFWHNPNAIKYDKYDPEKAREILKEAGFTWDKDGKLRMPLE; the protein is encoded by the coding sequence TTGAATAAAAAATTATTTATTATCTTATTACTTGTATTAATTTTAACACTGACAGCATGTGGCAAATCCGATAGCGGCAATGTTGTTAAATCAGATGAGAATATGGGAGAGATTGTACCATCCATAACAATTTTAAGTTCTCTGCCAGAAGCGAATATGGTGAACTATGAAATGGCTAATGAGGTTGCTGAGGAGCTAAGAAAGCTTGGTGTAGATATTAAGGCTGAACCTATTGATTTTGCAGTATTAATAGATCGTATTTATGGTGATGACGAAGACTATGATGCTTATACTATAGGATGGTCTGGTAGAATAGAAAGACTAGATCCTGATATGTTTATCCATTCTATAAATCATTCAAGTAATGCTAAGCCAGGCGGTAATAATACAGATAGATATAGAAGCGATGAGTTTGATGCAGTTGCTGATGCTCAAAGACAAGAAATGGATGTTATGAAAAGACGAGATCTAGTATTTGAAGCACAAGAAATATTAGGCGAAGATGTTCCTAGAATTACATTATACAGCCGTGCAAACGTGCAAGCTTATAATAAAGACAAGTACAAAGGAGTTATCAACATACCTGGTGAAGGATTGTTTAATGAATGGACACCAATGTTTATTGAACCAAAAACTAACGATAAAGTTTTAAAGGTAGCAAGTAATATTAACCTAGATTCATTAAATCCTATGAAGGCAAAAAGTGTTTACGAATGGAGAAACTTAAGACTTATATATGACAAGCTTATAAGATTGAGTCCGGAAATTGAACCACAACCATGGGCAGCAACAGGCTGGGATGTAATAGATGATACTACTGTAGATGTTCATTTAAGAAAAGGAATGAGCTTCCACGACGGGAAACCTGTAACTGTAGAAGATATTAAATTTACGTATGAGTCCTTTATTGAAAACGAAGTAGAATACTTTATGTCATTCCTAGAGCCAATAGATACAATCGAAATAACAGGAGAGAATACAGTTAGATTTAATCTTAAAAATCCGTATGCTCCATTCATTACAAATACATTGACACAAATTCCTATACTACCTAAGCATATTTGGGAAAATATTGAAGACCCACGTAATTATGATAACAGTAATCCAATAGGAAGTGGACCATTTGTATTTAAAAACTTTAGACCAGGTGAAGAGCTAGTAGCAGAAACTAATAGAGACTATTTCCAAGATATCAATATAGATGGATACATATTCCAGATATTTGGTTCTCCAGAAGGTGTCTTGACAGCCTTAGAGCTAGGGAGTACAGATTTATTATCCTTTGACCTAGTACCTTCACATATAGAGCAATTAAGCAATAATGAAGGTGGAAAATTCAGTCATTTAGAAGTAACGTCAGTAAATGACATAGGATTTTTCTACTTAGGAATGAATTTAGATAGAGCTCCTTTTAATAACAAGGCATTTAGAATAGCTACTGCACATTTAGTAGATTATGATTTAGCATTAGATGTACACTTAAATGGATATGGTGGACGTGGTGGTGCTGGTTTAGTTATAAGTCCTGTTAATGAATTCTGGCACAATCCAAATGCTATTAAATATGATAAATACGATCCTGAAAAAGCAAGAGAAATCTTAAAGGAAGCAGGATTTACTTGGGATAAAGATGGAAAACTACGCATGCCTCTAGAATAA
- a CDS encoding ABC transporter permease, with product MLKYILKRVSIMIIMILLVSTMIFFLFRSMPGDPTAFIIDPSISQEARELMLERYGLNDSKWKQYTIFIKDLIKLDFGDSFFYGKPVIQIIKERMPATLILMFTAMLFAYLIGIFGGAWMAWKRGSVAESTGITLALLFRSAPTFWVGLMAILLFSVQLKWLPAQGMRTSGYTGETFKEIFLTLDFLKHLILPSLVAGLYFIATPLLIMRNSMLEVLSEDYIEMAHAKGLRERAILYKHAARNALLPVVTAGALFIGSAIGGQVLIEVVFSWPGLGREIVQAVTRHDYPLAQGAFIIISSILMIMNLVADVLYAVLDPRISYDK from the coding sequence GTGCTCAAATACATATTAAAACGAGTATCAATAATGATTATAATGATTTTATTAGTCTCTACGATGATTTTTTTCTTGTTTAGATCCATGCCAGGTGACCCAACTGCATTTATAATTGATCCTTCAATATCACAGGAAGCAAGAGAATTAATGCTAGAGAGATATGGTTTGAATGATAGTAAGTGGAAGCAGTACACAATATTCATCAAAGATTTAATTAAGCTGGATTTTGGAGATTCCTTTTTTTATGGAAAACCAGTTATTCAAATAATTAAGGAAAGAATGCCAGCTACACTAATTTTGATGTTTACAGCCATGCTATTTGCCTATTTAATTGGTATTTTTGGTGGTGCATGGATGGCTTGGAAAAGAGGTAGTGTAGCTGAATCAACAGGAATAACACTTGCACTGCTTTTTCGCTCTGCACCTACGTTTTGGGTAGGGTTAATGGCCATATTACTCTTTTCCGTACAATTAAAATGGCTGCCAGCTCAAGGGATGAGGACATCAGGATATACAGGTGAGACCTTTAAAGAAATTTTTTTAACTTTAGATTTTCTAAAGCATTTAATTCTACCATCTCTAGTAGCAGGTTTATATTTTATAGCTACACCACTACTGATTATGAGAAATAGTATGTTAGAGGTTTTATCAGAGGATTATATTGAAATGGCTCATGCTAAAGGTCTTAGAGAAAGAGCTATTCTTTATAAGCATGCTGCAAGAAATGCTCTATTACCAGTTGTTACTGCAGGGGCTCTATTCATAGGCTCTGCCATAGGGGGACAAGTTCTTATTGAAGTCGTTTTTAGCTGGCCTGGATTAGGTAGAGAAATAGTTCAAGCAGTTACAAGGCATGACTATCCTTTGGCACAAGGTGCATTTATTATTATCTCATCTATACTAATGATTATGAATCTAGTGGCAGACGTTTTATATGCAGTTCTAGATCCTAGAATTTCATATGACAAGTAG